From the genome of Oceanispirochaeta sp.:
ACCTTGCCGGTAATGCTCTGGCCGAAGCCAAAGTGTGGAGTTTCACAACAGCGGGACCTGGAGCAGGTCCTGATCCAGTGAACCTAGGGACTGCCGGTAATTTTGCTATTCTGGCAAAGTCAGCTATCTCTACCGTTCCGGCTTCTGTGATTACAGGAGACGTGGGAATCAGCCCCGCTGCAGAGACTTTTATGACCGGATTTTCACAAACTGATGCTACAGGATATGCCACTTCTCCTCAGGTTACAGGGTCACTCTATGCGGCGGACATGGCTCCACCCACGCCAACGAAAATGACAACCGCCATTTCGGACATGGAATTGGCCTATACAAATGCAGCCGGTAGATCTGGACCGGTTGATTTAGGAACTGCTGAAATCGGTGGACGAACAGATTTAACTCCCGGTCTTTATAAATATACCGGCACTGTTCTTATATCATCGGATCTTGTCCTGACTGGCGCTGCAAATGATGTATGGATATTCCAGATGACGAACGATCTCAGCATCGCTGCCAATAAAAGCATTACCCTGGCCGGGGGAGCACTTCCTGGAAATATTTTCTGGCAGGTTACCGGAGAGGTTGTCATGGAGGCTGGTGCAGATTTTAAGGGAATCGTCTTAAGTAAAACCGCCATCACCATGCAGACCGGTGCGACTATGAATGGACGATTATTAGCACAGACCAATGTCGCATTAGACCAGAGCACAGTAACAAAACCCTCCTTCTAAACGGTCAGAACAGTCATTAAAAGACCATAAATGCTCAGGCGTTGAACCCGGAAAGTCTCCGGATCAACGCTTTAGCTGTTCCATCCCCTTGTGGCAACCACAGCAATTTCCGTGGATGTAACTTTTTCTAAAACCAACTGCAGGGATGCAATGTCGGTCATGGGAAAATGGTTCTATAAGGGATGATGTATTTCACCCCTCATTTTATACAAATTAGATTTAGGAGCAAATTAATTGAAAAATATCAAAACCAGAAATATTAACTTATTACTTATTGCGGCTATCATAACCACCGCGATTATCGGATGTTCTATGGGGGGAGATGTGACATTCCCAGAAGTATCATCTACCACTCCGATTGCCGAATCAGTCAATGTTGCAGTCGGTGCTGACATCACAGCAACCTTCAGCACAGCAATGGATCCGCAGACTCTTACAGATAAGACATTTACTCTCAAGCATGGAACAACCCCTGTTACGGGGACAGTGTCTTATACCGGTATGATCGCCACATTTAATCCTGCGGTAAACCTTCTGAACAACACGGTTTATACAGCCACACTCTCAACGGATGTGACAGATCTTGATGGTAACGCACTGGAGACAGACAATGTGTGGAGTTTCACAACTCCAGATACCATCCAACCCTCAGGGACTTTGATATATCCTGCCAATTCAGCTACAGGGGTCCCCATCAACACCAGTATAGAAATAACGTTCAGTGAGGATATGGACTACACAACAATCATCCCATCAAATTTTACGGTCAGTGGTGGATCAGCTGTCGGGGGAACCGTCACTTATGATAAACCCAACAAAACCGCCGTGTTTTCACCAGCAGATCTTCTGACTGAGAGTACGACCTATACTGCAACTGTTACGACAGCTGTTACAGACCTTTCTGGTAATGCCTTGACTTTAGCCAATGTGTGGAGTTTTGAAACAGCTGCCGCGGGACAGGGGCCAGCACCGGTGAGCCTCGGTACAGCCGGTAATTTCGTTATTCTTGCAAAAACCGCAGTATCTACCGTTCCGGCTTCCATCATTACAGGAGATGTGGGAATAAGCCCCGCCGCCGAAACATATTTGACCGGATTTTCACAGACCGATGCCACTGGATATGCCACTTCACCTCAGGTCACCGGATTCCTCTATGCGGCAGACATGACAGCG
Proteins encoded in this window:
- a CDS encoding ice-binding family protein is translated as MKKTKTRNINLLLIAAIITTVIIGCSGGGSTPLELDKVLPLVDSVSPTNAAVDVPINGTISVTFSEDMDDSTIIAANFTVNDGSSVAGTVSYDQLNYTAVFTPTDLLDTSTNYTVTVTTAVKDLAGNALAEAKVWSFTTAGPGAGPDPVNLGTAGNFAILAKSAISTVPASVITGDVGISPAAETFMTGFSQTDATGYATSPQVTGSLYAADMAPPTPTKMTTAISDMELAYTNAAGRSGPVDLGTAEIGGRTDLTPGLYKYTGTVLISSDLVLTGAANDVWIFQMTNDLSIAANKSITLAGGALPGNIFWQVTGEVVMEAGADFKGIVLSKTAITMQTGATMNGRLLAQTNVALDQSTVTKPSF
- a CDS encoding ice-binding family protein, which translates into the protein MKNIKTRNINLLLIAAIITTAIIGCSMGGDVTFPEVSSTTPIAESVNVAVGADITATFSTAMDPQTLTDKTFTLKHGTTPVTGTVSYTGMIATFNPAVNLLNNTVYTATLSTDVTDLDGNALETDNVWSFTTPDTIQPSGTLIYPANSATGVPINTSIEITFSEDMDYTTIIPSNFTVSGGSAVGGTVTYDKPNKTAVFSPADLLTESTTYTATVTTAVTDLSGNALTLANVWSFETAAAGQGPAPVSLGTAGNFVILAKTAVSTVPASIITGDVGISPAAETYLTGFSQTDATGYATSPQVTGFLYAADMTAPTPSNMTTAISDMETAYTDAAGRPTPDFLDLGSGTLNANTLAAGLYKWGSSVGITGDITISGAANDVWIFQMSGDLKIDANKSITLAGGALPGNIFWQVAGEVNMQAGAHFEGVILSQTAIKMVTGASMNGRLLAQSQVALDQNTVTESDF